One window of Rissa tridactyla isolate bRisTri1 chromosome 12, bRisTri1.patW.cur.20221130, whole genome shotgun sequence genomic DNA carries:
- the NCOA5 gene encoding nuclear receptor coactivator 5 isoform X1: protein MARGRKSNSINQSDFTNSTNPQDLERRLFIGNLPTDHMTREEMQEIFSKYGKIRALSMYHGYGFVQYDRLEDVQAALDGEKGRLYKGYRLDIKKAVERRNMNKASSRSSPARRDPYAYGDGRDARRDRSPLRGSPRRDPRDGRDGRNGRDSRDARDIRARDMRDARDHRDRRDLRDPRDIRDPRDLRDPRDVRDLRDPREPLYDRYRDPRDMRDPRDMRDPRDMRDPRDPLHRRDDTYDRYLHIEDYCRRKDDSYYDRYKEHFDRAPGNSEDRLKREERRREELYRQYYEEIKRRFDAERPVDCSVIVVNKQTKEYAESVGRKVRDLGMVVDLIFLNTEMSLTQALDDVSRGGSPFAIVITQQHQVHRSCTVNIMFGTPQEHRNMPQADAMVLVARNYERYKTESREKEREEIARQAAKMADEAVLQERERPPPMEEGVRGGHPPGIQTLLNLLADNRYLTAEETDKVINYLRDRKERLLRGSTDSLQASMSRQSLGAPSGSSLGSQSSLPSSQAHQGSQPLVSAPSVPASSSNPQQELQAKILSLFNSGAAAAAAAVANSSSAASAGTSGGTPNQNFANMASGQARSAPISAGNLNQAQQRLQTPSTQLPALQGPSRNAGPRPGAPPQAQSLYGQHQNRLPAPANVPAQRPVSSGINFDNPSVQKALDTLIQSGPALSHLVSQTVAQGRAGSSAQQPMGSYQRHY from the exons ATGGCTCGAGGACGCAAGAGCAATAGCATCAATCAGAGCGACTTCACTAACAGCACCAATCCTCAGGATTTAGAGAGAAGACTTTTTATCGGCAATTTGCCCACAGACCACATGACTCGTGAAGAAATGCAAGAGATATTTTCAAAATATGGCAAAATCAGGG CCCTCAGCATGTACCATGGCTATGGGTTCGTGCAGTATGACCGTCTAGAAGATGTCCAGGCCGCTCTGGACGGTGAGAAGGGTCGCCTTTATAAAGGGTATAGATTAG atattaaaaaagcagtggaaagaagaaatatgaatAAGGCTTCATCAAGGTCCAGTCCGGCACGAAG AGACCCATATGCCTACGGGGATGGCCGAGATGCCAGACGTGACCGCTCCCCTCTTCGGGGGAGCCCACGGAGAGACCCCAGAGATGGCAGGGATGGTAGAAACGGGCGAGATTCCAGAGACGCTCGAGACATTCGAGCTAGAGACATGCGTGATGCCAGAGACCACAGGGACCGACGGGACCTGCGAGACCCACGGGATATCAGGGATCCAAGAGACTTGCGGGACCCTCGCGATGTTAGAGATCTTCGTGACCCACGGGAGCCGCTGTATGATCGATACAGGGATCCACGGGATATGAGGGACCCACGGGATATGAGAGATCCACGGGATATGAGAGACCCTCGGGACCCTTTGCACAG ACGAGATGACACTTATGACCGTTACCTTCACATTGAAGACTACTGTCGGCGGAAGGATGACTCTTACTATGACCGTTACAAAGAGCATTTTGATAGAGCTCCAGGGAATTCAGAAG ACCGTCTGAAGCGTGAGGAGCGGCGCCGAGAGGAGCTATACCGTCAGTACTACGAGGAAATCAAGAGACGTTTTGATGCAGAGAGACCTGTGGATTGTTCTGTGATCGTGGTGAATAAACAGACAAA GGAGTACGCGGAGTCAGTGGGGCGGAAGGTGCGGGATCTGGGCATGGTAGTGGACCTGATCTTCCTCAACACAGAGATGTCACTGACGCAAGCCCTGGacgatgtgagcagaggagggtcTCCTTTTGCCATTGTCATCACCCAGCAGCATCAAGTTCACCGCTCTTGCACTGTTAACATCATGTTTGGCACCCCACAAG AGCACCGCAACATGCCCCAAGCTGATGCCATGGTGCTGGTGGCAAGGAATTACGAGCGCTACAAAACAGAGTCACGGGAGAAGGAGCGCGAGGAAATCGCCCGGCAGGCTGCCAAGATGGCAGATGAAGCTGTTCTGCAGGAGCGGGAGCGCCCACCCCCCATGGAGGAGGGTGTCAGAGGAGGTCACCCTCCAGGGATTCAGACTCTCTTGAACCTGCTGGCAGACAATCGCTATCTAACTGCGGAGGAGACTGATAAAGTAATTAATTACTTGAGAGACCGGAAGGAACGGTTACTAAGGGGAAGCACTGATTCTCTGCAGG cATCCATGTCAAGACAGTCTTTGGGGGCACCTTCAGGATCATCTCTGGGTAGTCAGTCCAGCCTTCCAAGCTCTCAGGCTCATCAGGGTTCACAGCCTCTGGTCTCTGCTCCTTCTGTTCCAGCGTCCTCTTCTAATCCCCAGCAGGAGCTTCAAGCAAAAATCCTCAGTCTCTTCAAcagtggggcagcagcagcagcagctgctgtagcAAACAGCAGTTCTGCAGCCTCTGCGGGCACTTCAGGTGGCACTCCGAACCAGAACTTTGCTAACATGGCCAGCGGTCAGGCCCGGTCAGCACCAATCAGCGCTGGAAATTTAAACCAGGCTCAGCAGAGATTGCAGACTCCAAGCACGCAGCTTCCTGCTCTCCAAGGCCCTTCAAGAAATGCAGGTCCAAGACCTGGAGCTCCTCCACAAGCTCAGTCGCTCTATGGTCAGCACCAGAATCGCCTCCCTGCACCTGCCAATGTACCTGCTCAAAGGCCAGTATCTTCTGGTATCAACTTTGACAACCCTAGTGTACAGAAAGCCTTGGACACCCTTATCCAGAGTGGTCCTGCACTCTCCCACCTAGTGAGCCAAACCGTGGCCCAGGGGCGAGCAGGGTCCTCAGCCCAGCAACCTATGGGTTCTTACCAGCGACACTATTAA
- the NCOA5 gene encoding nuclear receptor coactivator 5 isoform X2 produces MLSRGAQPRQYPACCEGSRFFPHCCLRKPRVATKAKVRGGAGEEGPGQLCFENPDRRSPSSSRIRGKEDIKKAVERRNMNKASSRSSPARRDPYAYGDGRDARRDRSPLRGSPRRDPRDGRDGRNGRDSRDARDIRARDMRDARDHRDRRDLRDPRDIRDPRDLRDPRDVRDLRDPREPLYDRYRDPRDMRDPRDMRDPRDMRDPRDPLHRRDDTYDRYLHIEDYCRRKDDSYYDRYKEHFDRAPGNSEDRLKREERRREELYRQYYEEIKRRFDAERPVDCSVIVVNKQTKEYAESVGRKVRDLGMVVDLIFLNTEMSLTQALDDVSRGGSPFAIVITQQHQVHRSCTVNIMFGTPQEHRNMPQADAMVLVARNYERYKTESREKEREEIARQAAKMADEAVLQERERPPPMEEGVRGGHPPGIQTLLNLLADNRYLTAEETDKVINYLRDRKERLLRGSTDSLQASMSRQSLGAPSGSSLGSQSSLPSSQAHQGSQPLVSAPSVPASSSNPQQELQAKILSLFNSGAAAAAAAVANSSSAASAGTSGGTPNQNFANMASGQARSAPISAGNLNQAQQRLQTPSTQLPALQGPSRNAGPRPGAPPQAQSLYGQHQNRLPAPANVPAQRPVSSGINFDNPSVQKALDTLIQSGPALSHLVSQTVAQGRAGSSAQQPMGSYQRHY; encoded by the exons ATGTTGTCGCGGGGAGCACAGCCCCGGCAGTACCCGGCCTGCTGTGAGGGCTcccgtttttttcctcactgctgcttGAGAAAGCCGCGAGTAGCCACAAAGGCAAAGGTGCGGGGCGGAGCAGGTGAAGAAGGCCCTGGGCAGCTGTGCTTTGAGAATCCTGACCGGcgttctcccagcagcagcaggatccgGGGGAAGGAAG atattaaaaaagcagtggaaagaagaaatatgaatAAGGCTTCATCAAGGTCCAGTCCGGCACGAAG AGACCCATATGCCTACGGGGATGGCCGAGATGCCAGACGTGACCGCTCCCCTCTTCGGGGGAGCCCACGGAGAGACCCCAGAGATGGCAGGGATGGTAGAAACGGGCGAGATTCCAGAGACGCTCGAGACATTCGAGCTAGAGACATGCGTGATGCCAGAGACCACAGGGACCGACGGGACCTGCGAGACCCACGGGATATCAGGGATCCAAGAGACTTGCGGGACCCTCGCGATGTTAGAGATCTTCGTGACCCACGGGAGCCGCTGTATGATCGATACAGGGATCCACGGGATATGAGGGACCCACGGGATATGAGAGATCCACGGGATATGAGAGACCCTCGGGACCCTTTGCACAG ACGAGATGACACTTATGACCGTTACCTTCACATTGAAGACTACTGTCGGCGGAAGGATGACTCTTACTATGACCGTTACAAAGAGCATTTTGATAGAGCTCCAGGGAATTCAGAAG ACCGTCTGAAGCGTGAGGAGCGGCGCCGAGAGGAGCTATACCGTCAGTACTACGAGGAAATCAAGAGACGTTTTGATGCAGAGAGACCTGTGGATTGTTCTGTGATCGTGGTGAATAAACAGACAAA GGAGTACGCGGAGTCAGTGGGGCGGAAGGTGCGGGATCTGGGCATGGTAGTGGACCTGATCTTCCTCAACACAGAGATGTCACTGACGCAAGCCCTGGacgatgtgagcagaggagggtcTCCTTTTGCCATTGTCATCACCCAGCAGCATCAAGTTCACCGCTCTTGCACTGTTAACATCATGTTTGGCACCCCACAAG AGCACCGCAACATGCCCCAAGCTGATGCCATGGTGCTGGTGGCAAGGAATTACGAGCGCTACAAAACAGAGTCACGGGAGAAGGAGCGCGAGGAAATCGCCCGGCAGGCTGCCAAGATGGCAGATGAAGCTGTTCTGCAGGAGCGGGAGCGCCCACCCCCCATGGAGGAGGGTGTCAGAGGAGGTCACCCTCCAGGGATTCAGACTCTCTTGAACCTGCTGGCAGACAATCGCTATCTAACTGCGGAGGAGACTGATAAAGTAATTAATTACTTGAGAGACCGGAAGGAACGGTTACTAAGGGGAAGCACTGATTCTCTGCAGG cATCCATGTCAAGACAGTCTTTGGGGGCACCTTCAGGATCATCTCTGGGTAGTCAGTCCAGCCTTCCAAGCTCTCAGGCTCATCAGGGTTCACAGCCTCTGGTCTCTGCTCCTTCTGTTCCAGCGTCCTCTTCTAATCCCCAGCAGGAGCTTCAAGCAAAAATCCTCAGTCTCTTCAAcagtggggcagcagcagcagcagctgctgtagcAAACAGCAGTTCTGCAGCCTCTGCGGGCACTTCAGGTGGCACTCCGAACCAGAACTTTGCTAACATGGCCAGCGGTCAGGCCCGGTCAGCACCAATCAGCGCTGGAAATTTAAACCAGGCTCAGCAGAGATTGCAGACTCCAAGCACGCAGCTTCCTGCTCTCCAAGGCCCTTCAAGAAATGCAGGTCCAAGACCTGGAGCTCCTCCACAAGCTCAGTCGCTCTATGGTCAGCACCAGAATCGCCTCCCTGCACCTGCCAATGTACCTGCTCAAAGGCCAGTATCTTCTGGTATCAACTTTGACAACCCTAGTGTACAGAAAGCCTTGGACACCCTTATCCAGAGTGGTCCTGCACTCTCCCACCTAGTGAGCCAAACCGTGGCCCAGGGGCGAGCAGGGTCCTCAGCCCAGCAACCTATGGGTTCTTACCAGCGACACTATTAA
- the NCOA5 gene encoding nuclear receptor coactivator 5 isoform X4 — translation MARGRKSNSINQSDFTNSTNPQDLERRLFIGNLPTDHMTREEMQEIFSKYGKIRALSMYHGYGFVQYDRLEDVQAALDGEKGRLYKGYRLDIKKAVERRNMNKASSRSSPARRDPYAYGDGRDARRDRSPLRGSPRRDPRDGRDGRNGRDSRDARDIRARDMRDARDHRDRRDLRDPRDIRDPRDLRDPRDVRDLRDPREPLYDRYRDPRDMRDPRDMRDPRDMRDPRDPLHRRDDTYDRYLHIEDYCRRKDDSYYDRYKEHFDRAPGNSEDRLKREERRREELYRQYYEEIKRRFDAERPVDCSVIVVNKQTKEYAESVGRKVRDLGMVVDLIFLNTEMSLTQALDDVSRGGSPFAIVITQQHQVHRSCTVNIMFGTPQEHRNMPQADAMVLVARNYERYKTESREKEREEIARQAAKMADEAVLQERERPPPMEEGVRGGHPPGIQTLLNLLADNRYLTAEETDKVINYLRDRKERLLRGSTDSLQGKLQDCHNWFGCYTKGKSSAEWFGFPRAVQLSCSERGYSLHPCQDSLWGHLQDHLWVVSPAFQALRLIRVHSLWSLLLLFQRPLLIPSRSFKQKSSVSSTVGQQQQQLL, via the exons ATGGCTCGAGGACGCAAGAGCAATAGCATCAATCAGAGCGACTTCACTAACAGCACCAATCCTCAGGATTTAGAGAGAAGACTTTTTATCGGCAATTTGCCCACAGACCACATGACTCGTGAAGAAATGCAAGAGATATTTTCAAAATATGGCAAAATCAGGG CCCTCAGCATGTACCATGGCTATGGGTTCGTGCAGTATGACCGTCTAGAAGATGTCCAGGCCGCTCTGGACGGTGAGAAGGGTCGCCTTTATAAAGGGTATAGATTAG atattaaaaaagcagtggaaagaagaaatatgaatAAGGCTTCATCAAGGTCCAGTCCGGCACGAAG AGACCCATATGCCTACGGGGATGGCCGAGATGCCAGACGTGACCGCTCCCCTCTTCGGGGGAGCCCACGGAGAGACCCCAGAGATGGCAGGGATGGTAGAAACGGGCGAGATTCCAGAGACGCTCGAGACATTCGAGCTAGAGACATGCGTGATGCCAGAGACCACAGGGACCGACGGGACCTGCGAGACCCACGGGATATCAGGGATCCAAGAGACTTGCGGGACCCTCGCGATGTTAGAGATCTTCGTGACCCACGGGAGCCGCTGTATGATCGATACAGGGATCCACGGGATATGAGGGACCCACGGGATATGAGAGATCCACGGGATATGAGAGACCCTCGGGACCCTTTGCACAG ACGAGATGACACTTATGACCGTTACCTTCACATTGAAGACTACTGTCGGCGGAAGGATGACTCTTACTATGACCGTTACAAAGAGCATTTTGATAGAGCTCCAGGGAATTCAGAAG ACCGTCTGAAGCGTGAGGAGCGGCGCCGAGAGGAGCTATACCGTCAGTACTACGAGGAAATCAAGAGACGTTTTGATGCAGAGAGACCTGTGGATTGTTCTGTGATCGTGGTGAATAAACAGACAAA GGAGTACGCGGAGTCAGTGGGGCGGAAGGTGCGGGATCTGGGCATGGTAGTGGACCTGATCTTCCTCAACACAGAGATGTCACTGACGCAAGCCCTGGacgatgtgagcagaggagggtcTCCTTTTGCCATTGTCATCACCCAGCAGCATCAAGTTCACCGCTCTTGCACTGTTAACATCATGTTTGGCACCCCACAAG AGCACCGCAACATGCCCCAAGCTGATGCCATGGTGCTGGTGGCAAGGAATTACGAGCGCTACAAAACAGAGTCACGGGAGAAGGAGCGCGAGGAAATCGCCCGGCAGGCTGCCAAGATGGCAGATGAAGCTGTTCTGCAGGAGCGGGAGCGCCCACCCCCCATGGAGGAGGGTGTCAGAGGAGGTCACCCTCCAGGGATTCAGACTCTCTTGAACCTGCTGGCAGACAATCGCTATCTAACTGCGGAGGAGACTGATAAAGTAATTAATTACTTGAGAGACCGGAAGGAACGGTTACTAAGGGGAAGCACTGATTCTCTGCAGG GGAAACTGCAGGACTGCCATAACTGGTTTGGCTGCTACACGAAGGGCAAGAGTTCtgctgaatggtttgggtttccCAGAGCTGTGCAGCTCTCCTGTTCAGAGCGTGGGTATTCATTG cATCCATGTCAAGACAGTCTTTGGGGGCACCTTCAGGATCATCTCTGGGTAGTCAGTCCAGCCTTCCAAGCTCTCAGGCTCATCAGGGTTCACAGCCTCTGGTCTCTGCTCCTTCTGTTCCAGCGTCCTCTTCTAATCCCCAGCAGGAGCTTCAAGCAAAAATCCTCAGTCTCTTCAAcagtggggcagcagcagcagcagctgctgtag
- the NCOA5 gene encoding nuclear receptor coactivator 5 isoform X5 produces the protein MRDARDHRDRRDLRDPRDIRDPRDLRDPRDVRDLRDPREPLYDRYRDPRDMRDPRDMRDPRDMRDPRDPLHRRDDTYDRYLHIEDYCRRKDDSYYDRYKEHFDRAPGNSEDRLKREERRREELYRQYYEEIKRRFDAERPVDCSVIVVNKQTKEYAESVGRKVRDLGMVVDLIFLNTEMSLTQALDDVSRGGSPFAIVITQQHQVHRSCTVNIMFGTPQEHRNMPQADAMVLVARNYERYKTESREKEREEIARQAAKMADEAVLQERERPPPMEEGVRGGHPPGIQTLLNLLADNRYLTAEETDKVINYLRDRKERLLRGSTDSLQASMSRQSLGAPSGSSLGSQSSLPSSQAHQGSQPLVSAPSVPASSSNPQQELQAKILSLFNSGAAAAAAAVANSSSAASAGTSGGTPNQNFANMASGQARSAPISAGNLNQAQQRLQTPSTQLPALQGPSRNAGPRPGAPPQAQSLYGQHQNRLPAPANVPAQRPVSSGINFDNPSVQKALDTLIQSGPALSHLVSQTVAQGRAGSSAQQPMGSYQRHY, from the exons ATGCGTGATGCCAGAGACCACAGGGACCGACGGGACCTGCGAGACCCACGGGATATCAGGGATCCAAGAGACTTGCGGGACCCTCGCGATGTTAGAGATCTTCGTGACCCACGGGAGCCGCTGTATGATCGATACAGGGATCCACGGGATATGAGGGACCCACGGGATATGAGAGATCCACGGGATATGAGAGACCCTCGGGACCCTTTGCACAG ACGAGATGACACTTATGACCGTTACCTTCACATTGAAGACTACTGTCGGCGGAAGGATGACTCTTACTATGACCGTTACAAAGAGCATTTTGATAGAGCTCCAGGGAATTCAGAAG ACCGTCTGAAGCGTGAGGAGCGGCGCCGAGAGGAGCTATACCGTCAGTACTACGAGGAAATCAAGAGACGTTTTGATGCAGAGAGACCTGTGGATTGTTCTGTGATCGTGGTGAATAAACAGACAAA GGAGTACGCGGAGTCAGTGGGGCGGAAGGTGCGGGATCTGGGCATGGTAGTGGACCTGATCTTCCTCAACACAGAGATGTCACTGACGCAAGCCCTGGacgatgtgagcagaggagggtcTCCTTTTGCCATTGTCATCACCCAGCAGCATCAAGTTCACCGCTCTTGCACTGTTAACATCATGTTTGGCACCCCACAAG AGCACCGCAACATGCCCCAAGCTGATGCCATGGTGCTGGTGGCAAGGAATTACGAGCGCTACAAAACAGAGTCACGGGAGAAGGAGCGCGAGGAAATCGCCCGGCAGGCTGCCAAGATGGCAGATGAAGCTGTTCTGCAGGAGCGGGAGCGCCCACCCCCCATGGAGGAGGGTGTCAGAGGAGGTCACCCTCCAGGGATTCAGACTCTCTTGAACCTGCTGGCAGACAATCGCTATCTAACTGCGGAGGAGACTGATAAAGTAATTAATTACTTGAGAGACCGGAAGGAACGGTTACTAAGGGGAAGCACTGATTCTCTGCAGG cATCCATGTCAAGACAGTCTTTGGGGGCACCTTCAGGATCATCTCTGGGTAGTCAGTCCAGCCTTCCAAGCTCTCAGGCTCATCAGGGTTCACAGCCTCTGGTCTCTGCTCCTTCTGTTCCAGCGTCCTCTTCTAATCCCCAGCAGGAGCTTCAAGCAAAAATCCTCAGTCTCTTCAAcagtggggcagcagcagcagcagctgctgtagcAAACAGCAGTTCTGCAGCCTCTGCGGGCACTTCAGGTGGCACTCCGAACCAGAACTTTGCTAACATGGCCAGCGGTCAGGCCCGGTCAGCACCAATCAGCGCTGGAAATTTAAACCAGGCTCAGCAGAGATTGCAGACTCCAAGCACGCAGCTTCCTGCTCTCCAAGGCCCTTCAAGAAATGCAGGTCCAAGACCTGGAGCTCCTCCACAAGCTCAGTCGCTCTATGGTCAGCACCAGAATCGCCTCCCTGCACCTGCCAATGTACCTGCTCAAAGGCCAGTATCTTCTGGTATCAACTTTGACAACCCTAGTGTACAGAAAGCCTTGGACACCCTTATCCAGAGTGGTCCTGCACTCTCCCACCTAGTGAGCCAAACCGTGGCCCAGGGGCGAGCAGGGTCCTCAGCCCAGCAACCTATGGGTTCTTACCAGCGACACTATTAA
- the NCOA5 gene encoding nuclear receptor coactivator 5 isoform X3 gives MNKASSRSSPARRDPYAYGDGRDARRDRSPLRGSPRRDPRDGRDGRNGRDSRDARDIRARDMRDARDHRDRRDLRDPRDIRDPRDLRDPRDVRDLRDPREPLYDRYRDPRDMRDPRDMRDPRDMRDPRDPLHRRDDTYDRYLHIEDYCRRKDDSYYDRYKEHFDRAPGNSEDRLKREERRREELYRQYYEEIKRRFDAERPVDCSVIVVNKQTKEYAESVGRKVRDLGMVVDLIFLNTEMSLTQALDDVSRGGSPFAIVITQQHQVHRSCTVNIMFGTPQEHRNMPQADAMVLVARNYERYKTESREKEREEIARQAAKMADEAVLQERERPPPMEEGVRGGHPPGIQTLLNLLADNRYLTAEETDKVINYLRDRKERLLRGSTDSLQASMSRQSLGAPSGSSLGSQSSLPSSQAHQGSQPLVSAPSVPASSSNPQQELQAKILSLFNSGAAAAAAAVANSSSAASAGTSGGTPNQNFANMASGQARSAPISAGNLNQAQQRLQTPSTQLPALQGPSRNAGPRPGAPPQAQSLYGQHQNRLPAPANVPAQRPVSSGINFDNPSVQKALDTLIQSGPALSHLVSQTVAQGRAGSSAQQPMGSYQRHY, from the exons atgaatAAGGCTTCATCAAGGTCCAGTCCGGCACGAAG AGACCCATATGCCTACGGGGATGGCCGAGATGCCAGACGTGACCGCTCCCCTCTTCGGGGGAGCCCACGGAGAGACCCCAGAGATGGCAGGGATGGTAGAAACGGGCGAGATTCCAGAGACGCTCGAGACATTCGAGCTAGAGACATGCGTGATGCCAGAGACCACAGGGACCGACGGGACCTGCGAGACCCACGGGATATCAGGGATCCAAGAGACTTGCGGGACCCTCGCGATGTTAGAGATCTTCGTGACCCACGGGAGCCGCTGTATGATCGATACAGGGATCCACGGGATATGAGGGACCCACGGGATATGAGAGATCCACGGGATATGAGAGACCCTCGGGACCCTTTGCACAG ACGAGATGACACTTATGACCGTTACCTTCACATTGAAGACTACTGTCGGCGGAAGGATGACTCTTACTATGACCGTTACAAAGAGCATTTTGATAGAGCTCCAGGGAATTCAGAAG ACCGTCTGAAGCGTGAGGAGCGGCGCCGAGAGGAGCTATACCGTCAGTACTACGAGGAAATCAAGAGACGTTTTGATGCAGAGAGACCTGTGGATTGTTCTGTGATCGTGGTGAATAAACAGACAAA GGAGTACGCGGAGTCAGTGGGGCGGAAGGTGCGGGATCTGGGCATGGTAGTGGACCTGATCTTCCTCAACACAGAGATGTCACTGACGCAAGCCCTGGacgatgtgagcagaggagggtcTCCTTTTGCCATTGTCATCACCCAGCAGCATCAAGTTCACCGCTCTTGCACTGTTAACATCATGTTTGGCACCCCACAAG AGCACCGCAACATGCCCCAAGCTGATGCCATGGTGCTGGTGGCAAGGAATTACGAGCGCTACAAAACAGAGTCACGGGAGAAGGAGCGCGAGGAAATCGCCCGGCAGGCTGCCAAGATGGCAGATGAAGCTGTTCTGCAGGAGCGGGAGCGCCCACCCCCCATGGAGGAGGGTGTCAGAGGAGGTCACCCTCCAGGGATTCAGACTCTCTTGAACCTGCTGGCAGACAATCGCTATCTAACTGCGGAGGAGACTGATAAAGTAATTAATTACTTGAGAGACCGGAAGGAACGGTTACTAAGGGGAAGCACTGATTCTCTGCAGG cATCCATGTCAAGACAGTCTTTGGGGGCACCTTCAGGATCATCTCTGGGTAGTCAGTCCAGCCTTCCAAGCTCTCAGGCTCATCAGGGTTCACAGCCTCTGGTCTCTGCTCCTTCTGTTCCAGCGTCCTCTTCTAATCCCCAGCAGGAGCTTCAAGCAAAAATCCTCAGTCTCTTCAAcagtggggcagcagcagcagcagctgctgtagcAAACAGCAGTTCTGCAGCCTCTGCGGGCACTTCAGGTGGCACTCCGAACCAGAACTTTGCTAACATGGCCAGCGGTCAGGCCCGGTCAGCACCAATCAGCGCTGGAAATTTAAACCAGGCTCAGCAGAGATTGCAGACTCCAAGCACGCAGCTTCCTGCTCTCCAAGGCCCTTCAAGAAATGCAGGTCCAAGACCTGGAGCTCCTCCACAAGCTCAGTCGCTCTATGGTCAGCACCAGAATCGCCTCCCTGCACCTGCCAATGTACCTGCTCAAAGGCCAGTATCTTCTGGTATCAACTTTGACAACCCTAGTGTACAGAAAGCCTTGGACACCCTTATCCAGAGTGGTCCTGCACTCTCCCACCTAGTGAGCCAAACCGTGGCCCAGGGGCGAGCAGGGTCCTCAGCCCAGCAACCTATGGGTTCTTACCAGCGACACTATTAA